The following nucleotide sequence is from Devosia salina.
AAAAGCTCAAGGAGCTGATCCCCCCGCACCTCTTCGTCATCCCCATCCAGGCGGCCATCGGCGGCAAGATCATCGCCCGCGAAACCGTCCGCGCCATGCGCAAGGACGTGACGGCCAAGTGCTATGGCGGCGACGCCACGCGTAAGCGCAAGCTGCTTGAGAAGCAGAAGGCGGGCAAAAAGAGGATGCGCCAGTTCGGCAGTGTGGAAATCCCCCAGGAGGCGTTCATTAAAGCTCTTAAGATGGGCGACGACTAAACACCCACACCACCCTCACCTCCTCCCCCTGTCAGGCGGGGGGAGCGCCACGACCCGCGCAAAAAAAATCTCGCCCTCGGCTCCTGCGTCTCCCTCCCCCGGCGTGGGGAGGGAAGCGAGATAGGACTTGGCCCTGCGCCAAGTCCGTTCAATCGAGCAGGGTGGGGGTGACGGCCTGTCGAAGGGCGCGCGCCTCCGCTCACGCGCCGGCACGACCTTCCCCGCGAGCCTCATGGTGAGGTGCGCAGCGCCAGCGGAGCCTCGAACTACGAGGCGGATAACGCGGGCCCCGCCTTCACCTCTCCCCTGGGGGAGAGGTCGGATCGCGACGCGATCCGGGTGAGGGGGCCTTCGCCGATGCCCCGATCACACCAGCCGCGCATCCAGCGAAATGGCAATGGCGCCCAGCGCATTGGAAACCGGGCAGGCGCCCTTGGCCTTTTCGGCCAGTTCCTTGAACGTGCCCGCATCGACGCCCGGCACCTTCGCCTCCAGCGTCAGCGCGCTGCCGGTAATGCCCGTGCCCGGGATCAGCTCGACCGCCGCCGACACCTTGAGATTGTCCGGCGGCGTGCCGTTTTCCGCCAGGAAATGCGCCAGCTGCATGGCAAAGCAGCCCGCATGCGCCGCCGCGATCAGTTCTTCGGGATTGGTGCCCGATTGGCCGGTTTCATCCACGAACCGCCCCTTGAACGTATAGGGCAATCCCGCCAGCGCCCCGCTCTGGCTGTCCAAAGTCCCCGTGCCCTCGGTCAATGACCCCTGCCAATTCGCCGTCGCTGTCCGCTTCATCGTGCAATTCCCTGGATTGGTTCAAAGCTCAAGAAAGGCGCCATGCCGCCAGGCAAGCCCGGCGCGCCCCACCCAGCCTAACACACCCGCCCGGCAATGCAGCCAAACCCGAAATCACTTTCCCGGTGGATGCAGGCCCCGGACCGCCACCGCCCCTCACCTCCCCCGCGATGGGGGAGGCAGCGCCGCTCGGCCCGCAGGGTCGTAGCAAAGCTGGGAGGGGGTGCTTGCAGGGCGGCGCACGAACGAACCCCAGCCCCGATGTCGCTCCGGCCTCCGCCTTTCCCTCCCCCTTTGAGGGGAGGGAAGCGAGATAGGACTTAGCGTTTCGCTAAGTCAGTGGAATCGAGCAGGGTGGGGGTTCGGGCCTATCGAGGCGCAGCGCCCCTTCACGCCCACCGCCCGCCGCCCTACGGCCGGTCCCGGTGAGCAAGTCACCTCGGTGGAGCCATTGAGTTCCACTACATAAACAGGTTGGCAATCCGGTATGCCATTGCTTGAGCACTAACGCCGTAGCGTTTCGCAAGAGATGCAACCTTCTCGTCGCTCTCGAAGTCAATTCTTATGCCTGGCAGATCGCGTACCAAGAATTTCAGTGGCATTAGCAATTCAGCCGCATACTGATTCGCTTCGACCTCCGAAATATCCGTAGCAAGTGAAGACTTTGCATCTCGTCTAATGACTTCGAATGTACGGTCTATGTGAGATTCACCTGAATGGCCAAGGACTAAATGTCCACATTCATGGGCAATGGTGAACCGCTGGCGGTGTTTGTGGTGAGCGGAATTCACTGCAATAATGGGCTGGTCGCCACCGTTTATTAGCATCCCTGCCAAGTCATCTCCCTCATAGGGAGCGAACAAGACCTTGGCCCCGAGAGACCTTGCGACTTCCTCAATTGGAACTGGCGGCGAGTCGCAGTTCGCCCGACGAAGCGCGTCATTCGCCATCAAGCGAATGTGCTTCACCCGTGAATCAGCCAATCTGAGCTTTCGTTCACTCACGGCCAACTATGAGCTTTTCTGCCCACTCCTTCATCTGAGGTGTGGCATTCGCTGGAAACGAGGGTAACTCCTTTAGTCTCTTGGCACCGCTCGCTTGGCTAGGCAGCAAAACCTGAGGGGGAACGCCTAAGGCAGCCGACAGGTTCATCAATTGCGTAACCGATATTTGCTGTCGGCCCTTCTCAATGTTAGCGATTGATGGGCGCGACAACCCTAGCCGCTGCGCAAGCTCATCCTGGGTGATTCCAAGCGTGTCTCGCTGCGAGCGGATTGCCGCTCCGACCAGCGCATTTACACTCAAATCCATATAGTCACTTCCGTTCGCGTGGACGCGTGAAGCGTATAGGCCTGACCGAGTGACGTCAAGCAGACAAACATGGGTTATCCCCTCAAAAAGGTTTGCAAAGAGATCGTTTGTAAACTTGACCAATCCTAATGTTTGTGATGATATCATTCTCATCGGAAGGAGGTGATGTGATTGTCAAAATCGGAAGTGACCAGCAAGCGCGCCGCGTCGGCTGCTTCAAAAGTGCTCAGGGACCCAAGGTCGAGCAAAGCCGCGAAGACAGCCGCGGGCTCAGCTCTTACCCAACGCCCGGATCGCAAAAAGTAGTTGTTCAAGGAGCGCCGACGTTCCGGCGTTCCTTGAATCTCCCCTCCCACAAATGGCTACGGACATGACTGAAGTAATTTCAAACGATAATGCCTCTACGCAGAGGCGCCCGAATACCGACCTTGTCTTCATCAATCAGGACAGGCACGAAGTCGCAACGCAGAGGGTTACTTACGACGAAATTGTCGCCTTGTACCTCTCCGATGGCGGGGCATCCTCCAACGAGTATTTGGTCAAGTATTCGCGCGGCCCTGCCGCCAATCCGAGCGGTACGCTCGCCCCCGGCAACAAGGTAAAGGTGCAAGATGGCATGCGGTTTCGAGTTTCGGGAACTGGCGAATCGTAATCCATTTCTCCAGGACCTCGAGGAGCAGGGCTTCCTTCTCGACTTTGTCGGCGGCTACCTCGTGATCTACGGCTTGCCCTATTTGAATGCTCAAGGGGAGCTTGCGCACGGGGATTGGGCAAGTCCCGTCGACCTTTCGGCGGATGGTATTCTGGACGCACCCAAAGACCACCAAGCTTGGTTCAGAGGGGGGCGACCGCACGACCAGACCGGTCGCGCGCTTCGTCTTGGCGGCGGCGAGAACAGAGTCAAGGTCGCGGAGGATTTCGTGACCGACTATTCGTTCTCCTACAAACTCTTCAATGAAACTGGCGGAATGCGTCCATATCAATCGTTTGAAGAGAAAGCGCTCACTTACCTCGACACAATTTGCGCACCAGCCCTGGCAGCATTTCCGAACGCTACTCCGCTGCGTGCTCTGGAGCGCAAGGCAGCCGAACAGGGTACGCCATTGATGCTGCCTGATACTCTGTCGTCTCGCTATCACATGAACGACGTTTCGAGGTTGCTGGTGGGCAAGAAGGTGGCGATTGTCGGCTTGGGCGGTACGGGTTCATACATCTTGGACTTCGTTGCCCGAACTCACCTCGCTGAGATTGCGATTTTCGACAACGATACTGTTCACGTACACACAGTGTTCCGCTTTCCTGGCTTCATCCCTCGGGCGATTGGCATGCTCAAAGTAGACGCTCTTATGATGCAGTACTCGAATTGGCACGGCAATATTGTCGCGATCCCGGAACGAGTGACGGACGCCAATGTCGACAGCCTGCGTAAATTTGACTTTGTTTTTCTGGCGCTCGACGATGGCCCGGCCCGCATTTTTATTGCTGACTGGCTGAGTGCGAATGGCATTCCGTTCGTTGACTGCGGCATGGGACTGAACCGAGTTGCAGAAGGTCTGAACGGTGTCGTCCGAGTAACTGGTACGGACCGAGCAGCCTTCGAGAGCACCGCGAAGACACGCTTCCTGCCGGGTGGAGACCCCGAGGGTGGCGAGTATAGGAAGCAGGGACAGATTGCCGAACTCAATGCTCTCAACGCGGCACTGGCTGTCGTTCGGTTCAAACAGCACTTTGGGATTTACGATAGAGAGAACCGGTCTCCGTCAATAATCCTCGAAACGTCCACTTTCGAGGTGGACAGGCCCGGAGAAGACTCTTGAGGTATCGGTACGTGCCAGTAGACCGCATCCCTCGGCCCATGGCTGCGGCCATTGTCTATCACAACGAGGAATTTGAACTAGCCGGTCTGCTTTGCGCTTGCGGCTGCGGCCATCCCATTACGCTACTGGTTCCGGATAGTCACAAGGTTTGGAACGAAGACGGCTACGCCACTGTCTCGCCTTCAATTGGCGTGATGGATGCACCCTGCAAGTCACACTTCTTTATTAGGCGCGGCAGCGTCGAAATGCTTCCGGCTTTTACCGCGGCTCACGCCAGCGCAATAATGCAGGCCCAAGTGGCGCGACATGTCGCGCGCGACGCGAAACCTGCTCCGTGGTGGACTCGGGCGAAGGTGGCTATTCTCGGCCGCCTCAGTCAGATGTGGCATTTCTTCTCACGATAATGCCCGGCAAGTCTATGCCGCTTTGTGGCGGCATAGACAAAGACTTGGTCACCAAAACTAATCCCCGCCCTCTCCATCCGCGCTTACCCTCTCCTGTCGTCCCCCTTTCGACAGGAGCCGCCATGCCAAGACCCTCCCTCAATCTCGCCTCCCGCCACGAGGCGCTGTTTCTCCGGCTCACCGCCCTCCACAAGGATGTGAGCACGCTCGCCATCAGAAAGGGGCCGCGCGAAACCCCCGAGCCGGTGCGGATCGTGGCCGAGGGGCTGATCAGCGAATGCGCGCCCTTCCGCAAGACGCGCGACCGCCTGCCGGTGGCGGCGCCCGATCTCGCCGGGCTCTGCGTGCAACTGGGCCAGGTGCTGGCGCAATTGGCCGACTATGAGCGGCGCTACACATTCTGGGATGGGACGCTGGATTGCTGGTGCTGGCGGCTCGACGAAGGCACCATGCCGGTCAAGCGCCTGAAACCGCAGATCAAGGCGCCGCCGCCGCAGAGCACGGAGCCGTCCCCCATCCGCGACAAGATCACAAGGATGATCATCGCCAATCGCAATTCCGCCTATGAGCGGGGTTTCGAGGCCGGCCGCGTCGCGCGCATCGGGCCGCCGGCGCCCCAGGGCTTTCCCGAGCCCGATGCCTCGGCGAAAGATAATCCCCGCCTCGCCGACCTCGAATGAGCGTCCCCGTCTGTCTTCTCTCGAAAAGAGTTATCCCCGCCTCGTTGACCGCGATTACTCTTGGTCCATCACCTCGCGTGGGCAGTCAGCATGCGACTGAGGCAGGGGTGAGCCGGGCGCGGGAGTGCGCATCTCCACGCGGGTTCCGGGCGCCGCATCCCTGCGACGAGCGTTCAAGGGGAGCGGGGCCTTGTCCCAAAAACCGGCCCCGGGGACAGGTTCTGTCTCACTAAAAAATACCCAGAGACGCAATCTGTCTCCGGTTCTGCCCTTCGACTTGTCCCGAAGGGCCAATCGTTCCGGTGGAACGATTGGAAACGAGAAGGCCATGAGCGCTATGCGCGAATGGCAGGCGCCAAACCCACGGCGTTATCGCCGGGGGCCGCATCCACACGCCCCTGCATCCAAATCGCCGCCCGCTGCGTAGAGTCAGCAAGACAGGCGGAGACACAGCATGATACGCAGCGGCGAAAATATCTGGATCATCGGCGGCTCGAGCGGCATTGGCGCGGCCCTGGCCGAGGCCTTCGCCAAAGCCGGCGCAAAGGTGGTCATTTCCGGCCGCGACGAGACGGCGCTCACCGACATGGTCCAAAAGATCGGCCCGGCGCTCATTGCCGCCCGCGCCGATGCCGTCGATGTCGCAAGCCTCGAGGCGGTCGCCCGGGCCCATGGGCCCTTCGACCGGGTCATCACCACCGCCGCCATCTACGATCCCGGCCCGGTGCTCAAGGCCGACCAGAAAAAGGCCGAGGCCATTTTCGCGGTCAATCTCGCCGGCACCTTCAATGTCGCCCGGGTCGGGGCCGGGGCGCTTCGTCCGGGCGGGCAATTGGTGCTGTTCGGCTCGGCTTCGGCCATTTTCGGCCTGCCCAATGGCCAGGTCTATTCGGCCACCAAGGCCGCCATTGTCAGCCTCGCCCAATCGCTGCGGGTGGAGCTGGCGCCCGAAGTGGATGTGCGCCTCGTCACCCCCGGCTTCGTCCGCACCCCGCTCACCGACAAGAACGCGTTCGACATGCCCGCGATCATGGAGCCCGAGGAGGCGGTGCGGCGCATCCTCAAGGGACTGGCCAGCCGGCGCTTCGAAATCGCCTTTCCCCTCCGCCTCATCTGGCCGCTGAAATTGCTGGCCGCCCTGCCGCACCCCATCGCCTTCGCGCTGACGCGGCGGCTCAAGGGCTAGGGAGGGACTTACTGGGTCAGCTTGACCGCAAGATAGCCCGCCAGCGCTGCGCTGCCGGAAAGGAAGCCGCCCCAGGCAAGGTCAATCAGGCTGATATTGAGGCTCCAGCCCTTGAGCGTGGCCAGGTTCGTCATGTCATAGGTGCCATAGGCCAGGAGCCCCAGCGCCACCCCGGCCACCACCGCCCAGACCCACGATCCCGCATTGACCGCCGGCAGCACCGCAAAGCCGACAAGGCCGGCGATATAGAACAGGTAGAAGATCGCCGCCGGCAGCAGGTTCGGCCGCTCCAGCAGCAGTGGCCCGATCTCGGCGCGATAGAAGCCGATGCCCAGCACCGTCAGCCACAGGAAGTCGAGGCCAAAGAACACGATCGCAGTCCCGCCATAGGCGGCCAGAACGGTCAGCAGAGACAGGCCGAACATATCCCCTCCTCAGATTCCCAGCATAGGCTGCACCAGGCGCATGAGGCGGCTGGAGAATTTCAGTGGTGCGTCCGTAATGGCCAGGCATATGCAGTCCGCCTCGGGTCCAGCGATCGGCTGGTGCGTCAGCGATCCGTCGGCATCCTCGATGTCGCCGGGACCGAAATGGTCCACTTCGTCGTGGAAGCTTCCGGTCAGCACCACTGTCAGCTCGCGCCCGCCATGGCTGTGCTCGGGCACCGGCTTGCCGGCCGCGATGCACAAGAGCCGCGCCTGGGTGGTCTTGTCGCCGGTCCGGATCAGGATCTGCTTGGCATTGCCCAGATTGCGCCATTTGAGGCTGTCGACATCGCCGCCCAGATAGCTGCGCAGCGGTTCGGGCAGCGTGGCGCTGGCCGGCCGCGTGACGGGCACAGCGCGGTCCTCCGGCTCCACGGCAAGGCGGGACTTGAGCTGCTCCCAGCTGTCGGACGGGCCGGATACCGGCTCCAGTTCCTCCAGCAGCACGCCACCTGCCGCTTCGACCATGGCCAATTGTCCCCGGCATTGGGGGCACATGGCAAGATGGCAGGCAACGGCAAGCGACCACCCTTCGGACAGGTGACCGGAAGCATAGTCGAGCAGGAGATCGTCGTTGAGGTGATGCTTGATGTTCATTTCATTTCCTCCAGCGCCGCGCGAAGGCGTCCGAAGGCCAGTCTGATGCGCGATTTCACAGTGCCGATCGGCAATCCAAGGCGGGCGGCGATGGTGCTGTGCGATGCTTCGTCGAAAAAGGAGAGGCGGATCAATTCGATCTGTTCCGCCGGCAGGGTCTTGAGGGCTTCGTGCAGGGCCTGTCCGCTCTGCTTCTGCTCCAGCAGGTCGGGAGCGTCAGCCTGGGGTGCGGGGGCAAGCGCTGGGTCGTCCGGGTCGAAGGCCGGGCGCTTCTGCTTGCGCCAGGCGTCGATCCAGATATTGCGGGCGATTGTGAATACCCAGGCCGAGGCCTGGCCGCGCGCCGGGTCGAACTGCCCGGCCTTGCGCCAGATCGCCAGCATGGTCTCCTGCATCAGGTCCTCTGCCGCCTGCCCGTCGCGGGTCAGCTTGAGCAGATAGGCCCTGATGCGCGGGCCGAACTCGCGGAACAGCGCCTCGAAGGCCACCATGTCCCGGGCAATGGCGACGGCAACAATCTGTTCGCCGAGCTCCTCGCTGGATTTGGCGGCAGTCACTTTTCGGTCCGTCATGCGGCGCGGGCCCCGGTCTGGCGCAGGCACGGCAGGGCGACGGCGCGTTGAAAACGCAGCATCCTTACACGGCTCGTCCAGTGGGTAAATCGCAAGTGTCATGCCTCGATTACGCGGGGCCCGGAACACTGGATCAGTCCCGCCCGATTTTTCTCGTCGGGTGCCGGTCCTGAATATATTGCCGTCCGGATGAACCGGATTGCTCCCCCATCCGTATCTTCTCCCAAACAGTATGGGACCCAGACGATGTTTCACGCCACTTCAGGCTTTTCCGGTTCGCACTCCGCGCGGCAGCGTATCGCCGTGATCGGCAGTGGCGTATCCGGGCTCTCGGCCGCCTGGCTGCTCTCGCAATCCCATGATGTGGTGCTTTACGAGGCCGACAACCGCGCCGGTGGGCACGCGAACACCATCGATGTGCCCGGGACGGGTCCGGTGGATACCGGCTTCATCGTCTACAATGAGCAGAACTATCCCAATTTCACCGCCATGATGGACCATCTGGGCGTGCAGAGCATCAAGTCCCAGATGTCGTTCTCCGCCTCGCTCGATCAGGGCAGCTTCGAATATTGCGGCGAAGGTCTCGGCGGATTGCTGGCGCAAAAGCGCAATGCCTTCCGCCCCCGCTTCTGGGCCTTGCTGCGTGATCTGCTGCGCTTCTACCGTGAGGCGCCCGAGGTGCTCGACCGGCCGGACCTGCAGCAATTGACCCTTGATGAATATCTGCGCACGCAGCGCTACTCGCAGTCCTTCGTGGACGATCATCTTTTGCCGCTCGCGGCCGCCATCTGGTCGTCCTCGGCAAGTGATATCCGCTCTTATCCGCTGCTGGCCTTCGTCCGCTTCTTCCAGAGCCATAATCTCCTGCAGATCTGGGAGCGTCCGAACTGGCGCACCGTCAAGGGCGGCAGCCGCGCCTATGTCAACGCGCTGCTCGACCGGTTCCGGGGCGAACTGCGCCTTTCAACACCCGTTGCCACCATTCGACGCGACGCGACGGGCGTGACGGTGGTCGATGGTCGCGGCCATGGCGACCGTTTCGACCAGGTGCTCATCGCCAGCCACGCCGATCAGGCCCTGGGCATGCTCGAAGCGCCCTCGGCCAGTGAGCGCAGCCTGCTGGGTGCCTTCGGCTATACCGTGAACACGGCGGTGTTGCATGCCGATCTCCGGTTCATGCCGCGCCGCAAGCGCGTGTGGAGCTGCTGGAACTATATTGCCGTGGACCATGCGCAAAGTGCGCACCCGCTCTGTGTCAGCTACTGGATGAACCGGTTGCAGTCCCTCCCGGGGCGCAATCTGTTTGTCACCCTCAATCCGCCCGCCGACCCACGCGACGAGATCGCGCGGTTTGAATACACGCATCCCCTGTTCGACAGCCGCGCCATCCACGCCCAGGAGAATCTGTGGCAACTGCAGGGGCAGAACCGCACATGGTATGCCGGTGCCCATTTCGGCCGCGGTTTCCATGAAGATGGCCTGCAGTCTGGTCTGGCGGCGGCCGAGGCCATGGGTGCGCTGCCGCGCCCCTGGAGCGTGCCCAACCCCTCTGGGCGCATCACGCTCGCGCCGCCCGCGGCGGCGCTGGTGGCATGACCGCCAGCTCCGCCATCTATGTGGGCCATGTGGTGCATCAGCGGCACCGGCCGAAAAAGCACCACCTGCGTTACCGGGTGTTTTCCCTGCTGCTGGACCTCGACGAACTGCCGCGCCTCAATACGCTGAAATGGTTCGGGCACAATCGGCGCGCCCTGTTCTCGTTCCGCGACGGCGATCATGGCGACGGCCTGCCTCTGCGCGACTGGGTCACCCGCACATTGGCGGCGCGTGGGCTGCCCGCCCCCGAACGCATCCGCCTCCTGTGCTACCCGCGCATCCTGGGCTATGTGTTCAATCCGCTCACGGTCTGGTTCTGCGACGATGCCGCCGGGCAGCCTCTGGCGACCATCTACGAGGTGCACAACACCTTTGGCGAGCGCCACAGCTACGTCCTGCCCGCCGCCGAGGCCGAGCAGGCTGCTGACAAGGCGTTCTATGTCTCGCCCTTCATCGACATGGACTGCCGCTACGAGTTCCGCCTGACCCCACCCGGCGAAGGGGTGCGCATCGCCATCAACGAGACCCAGGATGGAGCCCCGTTGCTCTATGCGGCCTTTGCGGGGAAGGCGCGCCCGTTTTCCGACGCGACCCTGCTCAGGTTGTTCTTCACCCACCCGCTCATGACCTTCAAGGTCACCGCCGGCATCCATTGGGAGGCCTTGCGTCTCATCGCCAAAGGCATCCGCATCCGCTGGTACACGCAGAGGAACAAGCCGGTGCCAACACCGGCAACCGAGCCGGTTGAACGGCGCGGCTAGGGCGCTTTCAGCAAAAGTTGGACACCACTTCTACGCTTCGAAAGCGCGGCAAAACAAAGAGTTAGAGCGCCCGTTCTGAGTCAAACAGAACGGGAGTTCTAGCCTACCACTCGAAATCCGGCCCGTTCTCGCGGGCGCCCATCAGGAACACGTCGGCCATCAGCCGCAGCGGTGCGGCATCGACATCGCTCTGGTGCCTGTCGAGCAGGTCGGCAAAGCGGTCATAGATGCCGGCATATTCCGCGTCGCCGTGCTCCAGCACCACCTCCCCATTGATGCGCAGCGTGCGGCCGCCGCGCTCAAGCTTGAGGTCGTCGCCGGTACCGGTCACCACGTGGATGGTCCAGATCTCGCCGCTCTCTTCGAGCCAGTTGAAGCCGGACGACATCTGCGGCTGGTGCGGCTGGCCGGACTTGAACTTGACCTCGACATCCACTGGCGTCTGGCGATTGGCCGGAAAGGTCAGTTTCGCGCTTTCCACAAAGACCGGAAACGGCATGATCTTGGTGAAGATCGAATAGGCGTTGATACCGGGGTCGCACACCCCGAAGCCGCCAGGCTCCCACACCCAGTCCTGCCCGGGATGCCATTTGCGCACGCTTTCGCGCCAGTCGATGCGCACGGACTTGACGCCCTGGTCGGCAAGGATCGCCTTGGCGCGGTCGACGGCGGCATTGTACTGGCTGTGCCAGGTCTGGAACAGCACCCGGTCCAGCCGTGCAGCATGGGCAACGATGTCATCGAGTTCCGAGATCGTGGTGGTGGGCGGCTTTTCCATCATCACGTCCTTGCCGGCGTCCAGCGCCTCGCGCACCAATCCATGGCGTACGCCCGGTGGGGTGCAGATGGAAACCAGCCCCACCTCCGGCATCGCAGCGTAGAGTTCCGCTGCGGTGCGAAAGACCGGCGCATTGCCATGGCCAACCCCGCGCGAGGAGACGGTCGCCGCCAGCTCGAAATCTGCCGAGGCGTCGATCACCGGCAGGTGCTGGTCCACTGCGATCTTGCCTACGCCGATCACCGCGATTTTGCGCTTGGCCATGCCGGAACTCCGTGTCGAAAAAGCGCGGCTATAGAGCAGGTCTTGGCTGGTTCTGCCAAGGCCCCAAGACAACAAAAGTATGATTTTTATGCAGTGGGTGCCGGCGGCGGCGGTTCCCAGAGCTCGATCGGGTTGCCCTCCGGATCGTGGATGCGCGCGAATCGGCCCGTCTCGGGCGTGTCCCATTCGTCCGGGCGCGTCTCAACCGCTATGCCCGCAGAACTGAGCTGGGCGACCAGGGCGTCCAGGTCGTCGACCCGCAGGTTGATCATCCACTGCTTGTCCGCCGAGAAATAGTCGCTTTCGCGCTTGAATGGCGAAAACACCGTAAAGCCGGCCTGCTGCGTCCAGAATTCGGGGATGCCCAGATGCGTCTCGTACCAGCCCGCCAGCGCCTTGGTGTCGCCTGCCCGGAAGAAGATGCCGCCAATGCCCACCGCCCGTGCCATGCCTGCCTCCCTTGCATGCTTGCTCCCAGGAGAATGACACAGGCCCTTCAGGGGCCAAAGCCGAAATCAGCGGATGAGGATCGCCCGGAAGTCATTCACATTGGTTCCGGTCGGGCCGGTGACGAAGAGGTCGCCAATGGCCTCGAACGCCCCATAGGCATCATTATTGGCGAGGGCGGCCTGCGGATCGATCCCCGCCTCGCGCATGCGACGGGCCGTGGTGCCATCCACGAAAGCCCCCGCATTGTCTTCCGAGCCATCGATGCCATCGGTATCGCCGGCCAG
It contains:
- a CDS encoding VOC family protein, whose translation is MARAVGIGGIFFRAGDTKALAGWYETHLGIPEFWTQQAGFTVFSPFKRESDYFSADKQWMINLRVDDLDALVAQLSSAGIAVETRPDEWDTPETGRFARIHDPEGNPIELWEPPPPAPTA